The following are from one region of the Mycolicibacterium helvum genome:
- a CDS encoding beta strand repeat-containing protein, whose protein sequence is MTRAVNRLAGWPGLPHNFVTITNHQTDQSLDAVDDQLEALIAGAVAGSPARWIPDLNSILGLFVKSAIPNYSFTDTLNAWGDFLNRVVPPFTIAPGAGTFGIITPYKIMGAAVVGTATVLTDMLNGIYDPAQWEIDVIKATTGAVVTRSDLTNAASLDTKIAAAQAAATLTFGLSDGGAFYDPTRAWNITLPTWTAAQVNPFTIVAYVALVAMYKRFQEMAALTTFTTSTTYDGWLYTLSLGSDSTRSEYAAGTFHAVDPDGRSVDFGTSLLGTFVSAGGGLVTINTSDGGFTYTNTLPGQAFFQRATSENEADRYDTVKIPVTSADGVKYTVTFSIKIIDGSNSAPTSSPTMGAADGLGVVRGSVGGADSDGDTLTYSLVGSSVNGLTNNSAYTKNGAGNGGILTLNSTTGAFTYVSSATAGATQSFQVQITDGHGGTTIATVTVANTTSITPGNLNTSTPYVVTGSVPVPSGDAGIFTSYALGASPTKGTVTSFDPTTGAFTYTSSVGRTPANSDVVTVIATDANGRTVTLNLAVKPAVVNSAPVGSGVTVASSALTRIFGPYDRQDTSGTLKATDAEGDPITWAAGTYTTTNGGSITVSASGIFTYSLQKYAWFGVSDSYWHDHAVAGDPGDTFTIAVSDAFGGTTNVTYSIPIEKQNAAPTLSGSVSSSSTSGLGVVRGIISGGSDSDGDSLTYRLLNTSGGSAYTAGGGIVTMSGTSFTYVPKVGVTSDSFQVQVDDGHGGVTTATVNLGGLTAASPQTNTNTSIGVVNGQLNIPVGDMGLGLTYSLGTGPSKGTVTVNANGSYTYTRTAGLGHTTIPNDSFTIKATDASGKSVIIATINVTPTVTNAAPTPGTTTIGTSTLQDNRILGIGTLKQSVTGALHATDADGDPLTYTAGSYTTVNGGTVVINADGTFSYSIDKGYSYYHAAAKIGATGSAVGDTFTATVNDAFGGTTTYTSVIPIYAANTAPTLSNGIRWAGSSILGTYTYWTSVSGSDGDSDSTTYAITQQPAHGSASYDSFLNILSTSGTHTGDTIVLTVYDGYYVVNNGVVSSTPASYSVTYTAQQNF, encoded by the coding sequence TTGACCAGAGCGGTCAACCGGCTCGCCGGCTGGCCCGGTTTACCGCACAACTTCGTCACTATTACCAACCATCAAACCGACCAGAGCCTCGACGCCGTTGACGATCAGCTCGAAGCCTTGATCGCCGGCGCAGTCGCGGGCAGCCCAGCACGGTGGATTCCAGATCTCAACAGCATCCTCGGCCTTTTCGTCAAGTCGGCGATCCCCAACTATTCGTTCACGGACACCCTCAACGCGTGGGGCGACTTCCTGAACCGGGTCGTGCCGCCATTCACTATCGCCCCAGGGGCAGGGACTTTCGGCATCATCACGCCGTACAAGATCATGGGCGCTGCGGTGGTCGGCACCGCAACGGTCTTGACCGACATGCTCAATGGCATTTACGACCCGGCCCAGTGGGAGATCGATGTCATAAAGGCGACCACCGGCGCCGTCGTCACCAGGTCTGACCTCACAAACGCCGCTAGTCTCGACACCAAGATTGCTGCGGCGCAGGCCGCGGCCACCCTGACGTTCGGGCTCAGCGACGGTGGCGCTTTCTACGACCCGACGAGGGCGTGGAATATAACGCTGCCGACCTGGACCGCCGCGCAGGTCAATCCATTCACGATCGTGGCCTATGTCGCGCTGGTTGCCATGTACAAGCGGTTCCAGGAGATGGCCGCCCTCACGACCTTCACGACCAGCACGACCTACGACGGTTGGCTCTACACGCTGAGCTTGGGCAGTGACAGCACACGCTCTGAGTACGCAGCGGGCACGTTCCACGCGGTGGATCCCGATGGCAGATCGGTGGATTTCGGGACGTCGCTACTCGGGACCTTTGTCTCGGCAGGCGGTGGGCTGGTCACCATCAACACCAGCGATGGTGGATTCACGTATACGAACACGCTTCCCGGCCAGGCGTTCTTCCAACGGGCAACGTCAGAAAATGAGGCGGACAGATACGACACCGTGAAGATCCCGGTGACGTCCGCGGACGGCGTCAAATACACCGTCACCTTCAGCATCAAGATCATCGACGGGTCGAACAGCGCGCCCACATCGTCTCCGACGATGGGCGCTGCCGACGGCCTGGGCGTCGTGCGTGGCAGCGTCGGAGGCGCCGACTCTGACGGTGACACCTTGACCTACTCGCTGGTCGGCTCATCGGTCAACGGCCTGACTAACAACTCCGCCTATACCAAGAATGGCGCAGGGAACGGCGGCATCCTCACCCTGAACTCGACCACCGGCGCCTTTACCTATGTTTCGTCGGCGACCGCCGGCGCCACGCAGAGCTTCCAGGTGCAGATCACCGACGGCCACGGTGGCACCACGATCGCGACGGTTACGGTCGCCAACACCACGTCGATCACCCCGGGCAATCTCAACACCTCGACGCCGTACGTCGTGACAGGTTCTGTGCCGGTCCCGAGTGGTGATGCGGGCATCTTCACCAGTTATGCGCTGGGCGCCAGCCCGACGAAGGGCACCGTGACGTCCTTCGACCCGACCACCGGCGCGTTCACCTATACCTCGAGCGTCGGCCGCACTCCGGCCAATAGCGATGTGGTCACCGTGATTGCCACCGACGCCAACGGCCGCACAGTCACCCTGAATCTGGCCGTCAAACCTGCGGTGGTCAACAGCGCGCCGGTGGGTAGCGGTGTGACAGTGGCCAGTTCGGCGCTGACCCGCATATTTGGCCCGTACGATCGGCAGGATACCAGCGGCACGCTGAAAGCTACTGACGCAGAGGGTGATCCGATCACCTGGGCGGCTGGGACATACACCACCACAAACGGCGGTTCGATCACAGTCTCTGCCAGCGGCATATTCACCTACTCGTTACAGAAGTACGCGTGGTTCGGCGTCTCGGACAGCTACTGGCACGACCACGCTGTCGCCGGTGATCCTGGCGACACGTTCACGATCGCGGTCAGCGACGCGTTTGGCGGTACCACCAACGTGACCTACTCGATCCCGATCGAAAAGCAAAATGCAGCACCGACTTTGAGTGGATCGGTGAGCAGTTCGAGCACCAGCGGCCTTGGCGTCGTGCGTGGCATCATCTCGGGTGGCTCCGATAGTGACGGCGACAGCCTGACCTACCGCCTGCTCAATACAAGCGGCGGGTCGGCATACACCGCAGGCGGTGGCATCGTCACGATGAGCGGTACCTCGTTCACCTACGTCCCCAAGGTGGGCGTCACCTCGGATTCGTTCCAGGTTCAGGTCGATGACGGTCATGGCGGCGTCACGACAGCGACAGTCAACCTGGGCGGGCTGACGGCGGCGTCGCCGCAGACGAACACCAACACCTCGATTGGTGTGGTCAACGGCCAGCTGAACATCCCGGTCGGCGACATGGGACTGGGGTTGACCTACAGCTTGGGTACCGGCCCGTCGAAGGGCACCGTCACCGTCAACGCCAACGGTTCCTACACCTACACCCGGACCGCCGGCCTGGGGCACACCACGATCCCGAATGATTCCTTCACGATCAAAGCCACTGATGCCAGCGGCAAGTCGGTGATCATCGCCACGATCAACGTCACCCCGACCGTTACCAACGCAGCCCCGACGCCCGGCACGACCACGATCGGCACCTCGACCCTGCAAGACAACCGCATCCTGGGCATCGGCACCCTCAAGCAGTCCGTCACCGGCGCACTGCATGCCACCGACGCCGACGGCGACCCCCTGACCTACACCGCCGGCAGTTACACCACGGTCAACGGCGGCACGGTGGTGATCAACGCCGACGGGACCTTCAGCTACAGCATCGACAAGGGGTATTCGTACTACCACGCTGCAGCCAAGATCGGTGCCACCGGCAGCGCGGTCGGTGACACCTTCACCGCGACGGTCAATGACGCTTTCGGTGGGACCACCACATATACAAGTGTCATACCCATCTACGCCGCCAATACCGCCCCAACGCTGTCCAACGGAATCCGCTGGGCCGGAAGCAGCATCCTAGGCACGTACACCTACTGGACATCGGTTTCCGGCAGCGACGGCGACAGCGACTCCACGACGTACGCCATCACCCAGCAGCCGGCGCACGGCAGCGCCAGCTACGACTCCTTCCTCAACATCCTCAGCACCAGTGGCACCCACACCGGCGACACCATCGTCCTCACCGTCTACGACGGCTACTACGTCGTGAACAACGGCGTGGTGAGCAGCACGCCGGCCAGCTACTCCGTGACGTATACGGCTCAACAGAACTTCTAA